CGCACCCGAGCGCGTGCCCGCGCATCGCCTGAAGTACGGCCTCAGCCTCGTCGGGCGGCACGACGGCGACGAACTTCCCCTCGTTCGCCACTGAAAGGACGTCCAGCCCGAGGGCTTCGCACGCCCCTTCCACCGCCGGCCGCACGGGAATCGCCGACTCCTCGATCCGCATCCCGACCCCCGCCGACTCCGCCAACTCGTTCACCGCCGCCGCGAGGCCCCCCCGCGTCGGGTCCTTCAGGGCCCGAAGGTTCGGCGACGCCGCCAGCACCGCCTCGGCGAGCGGCCAGAGCGGCGCGACGTCGCTCGCCACCGCCGACTCGAACTCCAGGCCCTCGCGCCGGCTCATCACCGCGATGCCGTGGTCCCCCATCGTCCCGGAAAGGAGGACCCGGTCGCCCGGTCGGATGGCCTCGGCCCCGAGCCGCCGGCCTGCCGCGATCGCCCCGATGCCGCTCGTGTTGATGAACAGGCCGTCCGCCCCGCCGCGCTCCACCACCTTCGTGTCGCCGCATACCACCGCGACGTGCGCCTCGCTCGCCGTCCGAGCCGCCGAGTCCAACACCCGCCGAAGCGTCGCCAGCGGAAGGCCTTCTTCCAGGATCAACGCCAGGCTGAGCGCCACCGGCCTCGCCCCGAGGCACGCCAGGTCGTTCACCGTCCCCGCCACCGCCAGCCGGCCGATGTCCCCGCCGGGAAACTCGAGCGGACGGACCACGTAGGAATCCGTCGTGAAGGCGATGATCGTGCCCGCCAACTCAATCCGCGCCGCGTCGCCTAGGCGCGCAAGTTCCCCCCGGCCGCCCGGCGCGAAACGCGAGAGAATCTCCCGGCGCACCAGGCCCATCATGCGCTCGCCGCCGCCCCCGTCCGCCAGGAGAATGATTTCGTCGTTCATGGTCCTCTTGCCTTTCTCCCGCCTGTGGGTGGCACGCTCTCCCGGCGCGCCGGGATCGCGGCTAACCGATTCCCCGCCGCCGAGCGCCTCTGTTTGCCGTCCCAATCCGCAATCTCCCTGTTCCTTCATAGGAGCCCTTCGGGCCGAAATCCGCAATCCGCAATGGCTACAGCCGTTCGTACCTCGCCACGGCGCGGAAAATGCCCGCGATCTCGCTCGGCGCGAGTAGCGTCGGCGCGTACTGCTCGTTCAGCGCCTGCAGGCGCACCTGGTCCTTCGAGTCGAAGAAGACCCGCTTGAACGTCGCCTCGGAATCGTTCGGCCGGGCGCCCAGCGAGTACCGCACGAAGCAGTCGTCCCCCGATTTCACCTCCGCCGCCGGACTGAAAATCACCACGTCGCCCTCGTGGTACTTCGGCTCCATCGAGTCGCCCACGACGCGCACCCCAAACGCGTTCGGGTCCTCCAGTTCCGCCGGGCCCGACACGTACTCGTCCGCCATCCCGACCGGGTATCCCAGGTCTGTGAACTCCACCGGGTACCCCGCCGCCACTTTGTTGATGACGGGGATTCGGCGAACCTTGCGCTCGGCTCTTTCGCCGCGCGGCGCGCCCCATTCCGCCAGGTGATGCAATAGGCCGCTCCGATGCAGCGCGTCGAGGTCCAGGCCGCCGCTTCCGCGCGCCGGCGCCGCGTCCTCGGCCTCCGCCTGGCTTGGCTCGGTGCGCCCGCCCACCTTGGCCTCCAGAAGCGCCCGCATTACCGCCTCCGTCGAGTCGAAGATCTCCCTGAGCCGCGCCATCCGGGCTTTGATGTCGTCCGGCAACTGGGCCAGGTGCGCCCGCGTGACGAGCGTCTCTTCGTCCTGGCCGAGCGCGCGGGCGATCGCGCGGACCTTGTCGTCTCGGGGCGGGGGCGCGAAGCCGGTCTCGATCTGCGAAAGGTAACTTTTCGCCAAACCCGCCGCCTGCGCGAGCGCCTCCAGCGTCAGCCCCCGCTTCCTCCGGGCGAGGCGCACGGCCTGGCCGAAAGCCGCCTGCTCCTCCGTCGCCAAAAGCAGACGCCGAAGCGCCTCGAGTTCCTCTAAGTTCTCCTTGAGACCCATGGCTCCACCTCGTG
The window above is part of the Planctomycetota bacterium genome. Proteins encoded here:
- the hypE gene encoding hydrogenase expression/formation protein HypE, whose amino-acid sequence is MNDEIILLADGGGGERMMGLVRREILSRFAPGGRGELARLGDAARIELAGTIIAFTTDSYVVRPLEFPGGDIGRLAVAGTVNDLACLGARPVALSLALILEEGLPLATLRRVLDSAARTASEAHVAVVCGDTKVVERGGADGLFINTSGIGAIAAGRRLGAEAIRPGDRVLLSGTMGDHGIAVMSRREGLEFESAVASDVAPLWPLAEAVLAASPNLRALKDPTRGGLAAAVNELAESAGVGMRIEESAIPVRPAVEGACEALGLDVLSVANEGKFVAVVPPDEAEAVLQAMRGHALGCDAALVGEVTDAPARGPRVTLRTAIGGERILEMPYGEDLPRIC
- a CDS encoding helix-turn-helix domain-containing protein, which produces RGGAMGLKENLEELEALRRLLLATEEQAAFGQAVRLARRKRGLTLEALAQAAGLAKSYLSQIETGFAPPPRDDKVRAIARALGQDEETLVTRAHLAQLPDDIKARMARLREIFDSTEAVMRALLEAKVGGRTEPSQAEAEDAAPARGSGGLDLDALHRSGLLHHLAEWGAPRGERAERKVRRIPVINKVAAGYPVEFTDLGYPVGMADEYVSGPAELEDPNAFGVRVVGDSMEPKYHEGDVVIFSPAAEVKSGDDCFVRYSLGARPNDSEATFKRVFFDSKDQVRLQALNEQYAPTLLAPSEIAGIFRAVARYERL